A window of Acidaminococcales bacterium contains these coding sequences:
- a CDS encoding MobA/MobL family protein — MAIYHCSIRIVSRGKGNSAVASAAYRSGTRITNEYDGETHDFTRKRGIAYTEIILPGHAPREFENRGVLWNSVEKIEKQKNSQLAREIEIALPAELTQEQNISLVRRFVKEQFADNGMCADVAVHDKGDGNPHAHIMLTMRPLNPDGTWGAKVVKVNGRKTYPVDWDKRDNAELWRRAWAAYCNTALRINGHDDVVDHRSYERQGVEQIPTVHLGPVASGLEKRGVKTELGDRNREIAAMNSKLRQINARLKKLEAYKFELLQSPPTLYEVFSELCNQPPEKRGQSRKIADIKNMADMLLFFDKYGIETVADLTRVVREIRGNFDDVRDDLKKNERRLKTLDEHIKHSENFKSYRGYKAKYDKLYAEYRTLKKSSGLFAERKARKALEAANDYCEDNRMELTLFDAAEKYLKGVLQSRYDPKKLPPITAWKDEREKKTTERAALYQRYEKLKTETQNIEAIKRTIDQIIKTDEPEIERPKSQSRGYDYGR, encoded by the coding sequence ATGGCGATATATCATTGCAGTATCAGGATTGTTTCGCGCGGCAAGGGCAACTCCGCCGTCGCCTCCGCCGCGTACCGTTCGGGAACGCGCATCACGAACGAGTATGACGGAGAAACGCACGACTTCACGCGCAAACGCGGGATTGCTTATACGGAGATTATTCTGCCTGGCCACGCGCCGCGCGAATTTGAAAATCGCGGCGTTCTGTGGAACTCGGTGGAGAAAATCGAAAAGCAGAAGAACTCGCAACTGGCGCGGGAAATCGAAATCGCGCTCCCCGCAGAACTCACGCAAGAGCAAAACATTTCTCTCGTCCGCAGGTTCGTAAAAGAGCAGTTTGCGGACAATGGAATGTGCGCCGACGTTGCGGTTCACGACAAGGGAGACGGCAATCCCCACGCTCACATTATGCTGACCATGCGACCGTTGAATCCGGACGGAACATGGGGCGCGAAAGTCGTAAAAGTGAACGGCAGGAAAACTTATCCCGTTGACTGGGATAAGCGCGATAACGCAGAGTTATGGCGCAGGGCATGGGCGGCTTATTGCAACACCGCGCTCCGTATAAACGGTCACGACGACGTTGTGGATCACCGCTCTTATGAGCGGCAAGGCGTGGAGCAAATCCCGACTGTTCATCTCGGTCCTGTGGCGAGCGGTTTGGAGAAGCGCGGCGTTAAGACTGAGCTCGGCGACCGCAACCGCGAAATCGCCGCGATGAATTCCAAATTGCGTCAAATCAACGCGCGGCTTAAAAAGCTGGAGGCGTACAAGTTTGAGCTTTTGCAGTCGCCGCCGACGCTGTACGAGGTGTTCTCGGAACTTTGCAATCAACCGCCCGAAAAGCGCGGTCAGTCGCGTAAAATCGCCGACATCAAGAACATGGCGGATATGTTGCTGTTCTTCGACAAATACGGCATTGAGACGGTTGCTGATTTAACGCGAGTGGTGCGGGAAATACGCGGCAACTTCGATGATGTGCGCGACGACTTGAAGAAAAACGAACGCCGCTTGAAAACGCTTGACGAGCATATCAAGCACAGCGAGAATTTCAAGAGTTATCGCGGCTATAAGGCAAAATACGATAAGCTCTATGCCGAGTACCGAACGCTCAAAAAGTCCAGTGGACTGTTTGCTGAACGCAAGGCGCGGAAAGCTCTCGAAGCCGCCAATGATTACTGCGAAGATAACCGTATGGAACTCACACTTTTCGATGCCGCCGAGAAGTATTTGAAAGGCGTTTTGCAGAGCCGCTACGACCCGAAAAAGCTGCCGCCGATCACGGCGTGGAAAGACGAGCGCGAGAAGAAAACAACCGAACGCGCCGCGCTCTATCAGCGGTATGAAAAACTGAAAACCGAAACTCAAAACATTGAAGCTATCAAGCGCACTATCGATCAGATTATAAAGACTGACGAGCCAGAAATTGAGCGTCCGAAATCGCAAAGTCGCGGATACGATTACGGCAGATGA
- a CDS encoding DUF3847 domain-containing protein, which produces MARLTRTEKLARIEEERERLDREKKTLLQEIKAEERKARTNRLCKRAGRLESLLPETVKLSDGYFNEFLAKTVAADEGKRILADLLAEQELAEEIAAEEAANAKTADVAAITPETAANAAQTQRLPNAANANKQTA; this is translated from the coding sequence ATGGCAAGACTTACAAGAACCGAAAAACTCGCGAGAATCGAGGAAGAACGGGAAAGGCTTGACCGCGAGAAAAAGACGCTTTTGCAGGAGATAAAAGCCGAGGAACGCAAGGCACGGACGAACCGTCTCTGCAAACGCGCCGGGCGTTTGGAATCGCTGCTGCCGGAGACCGTCAAACTCTCCGACGGGTATTTCAACGAGTTTCTTGCCAAAACCGTCGCCGCCGACGAGGGCAAGCGTATACTCGCCGATTTGCTCGCCGAACAAGAGCTTGCGGAGGAAATCGCCGCCGAGGAAGCGGCGAACGCAAAGACCGCCGACGTTGCGGCGATAACGCCGGAAACCGCCGCAAATGCCGCGCAAACGCAGCGTTTGCCGAACGCCGCGAACGCGAACAAGCAAACGGCATAG